GAACGATGTCTCCATTCTGAGCGCCGCCCACTATCGCGATGTGGTGGCCGAGTCGATTCTGGCCGCGGTCAAGCGTGTGTACCTGCTCGGTAAGAACGACCGGCCTACTGGCACATTCACTTTCGATGAGCTGCTGGCCCACGAGCTGTCCGCCGGAAGTTAGTCCGAGCGCACCAGCTCGATCGCGCTTGCCGGACAGAGGTGCGCTGCCTCATCGGCCTTCGCCACCTGGTCCTCGTTCAACACCCCAGCAGCCCTCGGTACGGCAGTGCCATCCGCATCCGCACTGAACAACTCCGGGTGCTGCGCAACGCAGTATCCGGACCCCATGCACAGATCCTGATCGACGATCACACTGAACCCTGCGTGGGCCCCGACCACGGTCACGCCCTCGTTAGGGTAACGGGCAGCCCACCATCGAGCGTCACCGAAAAGTTGAAGTGGTGCTTGGGCTTCCAGGTCTGCGGGAGCGTCAGCCGATACCTCTGGAAAATGATCGTCAACAAGAACTGCGCGTTCATGTAGGCCATGCCGGTGCCGAGGCAGTGGTGTCTGCCCGACCCGAACGGCATGAATGCCAGTCTCGGACGCTCCCTGACAAGTGCCTGGTCCATGAATCGATTCGGGTCGTAAGAGTCTGGGTTCACCCACCAGCGTGGATCACGGTGCATCGAGTACAACGACGGGCCGACGATGGTGTATCGCGGGATGAGGTACCCACCTATCACGTCGTCTTCCATCGCGAATCTAGGATTGAGCGGGTGGCCCTGCAACCTCTGCCCCTCGTCGAAACACGCTTTCGCCCAAGACAACTTGGGTAGATCATCCGGCGTCGGCACTGCACCGTGCAGCGCGTCAACCTCTGCGTACAGCCGGTTGAGGTGATCCGGGTGTGCCAGTAGTAGCGCGAGTGTCCACGACAGCGACGCCACCACCGTCTCGTATCCACCCGCCATCAGGATCATCAGTTCCATGCTGAGATCCCGCTCCGACAACGGACTTCCGTCATCGTAGGTCGCCTCCAACAACAGGCTCAACAGATCCGGGGTCTCGACCGGGTGCTTGCGGCGGTCCTTTATCAGCCTTCTCGTCAATCGCCACAGTCTCCACATCGACCTGGGCGCGCTCTCGCGCCCGGGTAGCGGCAGCAGGTTCGGTAAGGGGCTCATCAACGTCACCGACGCCATCAGCGACATGAAAGTCCTTAAGTTCACGTCAGTTTCGTGGATCTCCTGCGCGGTGATCGACGAGGAGAACATCGCGCGCAGGAACGCGGGCAAGGTCACCTGTGCGATCGCGTGTTGCAAGTCCACCTCCTGCCCGGTGTCTGCCCACCGTGCCCAGCTGTCGACTCGGCCCACGAATTCGTCGGCGATCACCTCTGCCACCCGCGCCAGATGGCGGCGTCCAAACATCGGCATGAGCATCCGGCGCCGCTGCCGGAACTTGTCTCCCTCCAGCATCGGAATCGCAGCACCGATCATGCCCATTGCCGCCTGGCCCGGTCCGATCATGCTGTACCGACCGACGGGGTCGTCCATCACCTGGCTGGCGTAATCCGGATGGTTCACCACAATAATGCTGCCGCCCAATGGAAATGGAACGCTATAGATGT
This genomic window from Mycobacteroides chelonae contains:
- a CDS encoding ferredoxin, whose amino-acid sequence is MVGAHAGFSVIVDQDLCMGSGYCVAQHPELFSADADGTAVPRAAGVLNEDQVAKADEAAHLCPASAIELVRSD
- a CDS encoding cytochrome P450 — protein: MPQPPTAENRTDACPFEASAGTQSRAIDVPLPRELTGDWGPLPLNPTVHEVNEIGRRHGGSAFCRHDPWRITRAGIPLAASAVRGVGRAALTPPGPVGRPFVGSVPEMRREPFEFFRRCAKEFGDIYSVPFPLGGSIIVVNHPDYASQVMDDPVGRYSMIGPGQAAMGMIGAAIPMLEGDKFRQRRRMLMPMFGRRHLARVAEVIADEFVGRVDSWARWADTGQEVDLQHAIAQVTLPAFLRAMFSSSITAQEIHETDVNLRTFMSLMASVTLMSPLPNLLPLPGRESAPRSMWRLWRLTRRLIKDRRKHPVETPDLLSLLLEATYDDGSPLSERDLSMELMILMAGGYETVVASLSWTLALLLAHPDHLNRLYAEVDALHGAVPTPDDLPKLSWAKACFDEGQRLQGHPLNPRFAMEDDVIGGYLIPRYTIVGPSLYSMHRDPRWWVNPDSYDPNRFMDQALVRERPRLAFMPFGSGRHHCLGTGMAYMNAQFLLTIIFQRYRLTLPQTWKPKHHFNFSVTLDGGLPVTLTRA